In Aspergillus luchuensis IFO 4308 DNA, chromosome 1, nearly complete sequence, the following are encoded in one genomic region:
- a CDS encoding HET domain-containing protein (COG:S;~EggNog:ENOG410PX0V;~InterPro:IPR010730;~PFAM:PF06985;~antiSMASH:Cluster_1.19), with amino-acid sequence MKISSSLCQRCAVLQFNDDEHGRVAQGPWGKPVVIFDKCDRDPSKECILLDYYLFDNLPNLPVMSASTASGCGMCLAMREKIVQFERRADPKHKSVLIYKFSICYKSYPQRPSHEGFSTMSHLAVHFKFKGDRDDDKSVYTVSFDLQADIGDPCRSWLRIQRAPVFHPLSDKGRAQLRKLAKKSYRLSRDPHLPTRVIDVGCWLTRSKMRLVVNQGSHKWANRGKYLALSYCWGSEKYAAMRLKTTKASLREHMKEIKMESLPKTVSDAVLVCRALRVRYLWVDALCIVQDSQDDWEIESAKMAEIYENSYFTLCALQGNSCQSGFLTQPRRHLIKVPFQSTLNPSISGFYYIHHVTGYYDEEYDKSPPEGPSQYPPPSKFLGLGYLKESAFDCDLKESQWNTRGWTLQEALCSPRLLLFGTRMVHMLDVQFRRSQDMSFDDMCQPWGQNFHIDREHRESSLSPDGWRCMIEEYSTRQFSYSRDTIPAISALARKFSSQTEGKYLAGIWSDELETDLLWVPKGLTTLASFLTPPKEYLAPTWSWASQSNPVSWPELCTLKPEYQIASMGTTTGRDRYGKVHSGFISLRTKLVRLPSSTKMHRRRKASLGVDFPYELTSDDGEYLAHLRFDWTDHATNDDILLEAGQEIAQLSLVLISSYFCAHYEPRYYHLVGSWRMLGLLVLPTETSGNYRRAGIFLWRTCASGGLELWDDIETTTITLV; translated from the exons ATGAAGATATCTAGTTCACTCTGCCAGAGGTGCGCAGTCCTCCAGTTCAATGACGACGAACACGGCCGCGTGGCACAAGGCCCATGGGGCAAGCCCGTGGTTATCTTTGATAAATGTGATCGGGATCCTTCAAAGGAATGCATTCTCCTggattattatctttttgaCAATTTGCCCAATCTTCCTGTCATGTCGGCCTCTACTGCATCGGGATGTGGCATGTGCCTTGCCATGCGTGAGAAGATAGTCCAATTCGAACGCAGAGCAGATCCCAAGCACAAGAGCGTGTTGATCTACAAGTTTTCCATTTGTTACAAGTCTTATCCCCAAAGACCGTCCCATGAGGGCTTTTCTACAATGTCACATCTTGCCGTTCATTTCAAATTCAAAGGGGATCGGGATGACGACAAATCCGTATATACAGTCAGCTTTGATTTGCAGGCTGACATAGGTG ACCCATGCAGAAGCTGGCTTCGCATTCAGAGAGCACCTGTATTTCATCCTCTCTCTGATAAAGGCCGGGCCCAGTTACGCAAGCTGGCAAAGAAGTCATACAGATTATCCAGAGACCCACATCTTCCTACTCGCGTGATAGATGTTGGCTGTTGGCTGACTCGTTCAAAGATGCGCCTAGTGGTCAACCAAGGGTCCCACAAATGGGCAAACCGAGGCAAATACCTTGCTCTCAGCTATTGCTGGGGCAGTGAGAAATATGCAGCAATGCGGCTCAAGACAACTAAAGCGTCATTACGTGAACATatgaaagaaattaaaatggAATCGTTGCCTAAAACAGTCTCTGACGCGGTCCTCGTTTGCCGGGCATTACGCGTGCGCTATCTCTGGGTGGATGCATTATGCATTGTACAGGACAGTCAGGATGACTGGGAGATAGAATCAGCTAAGATGGCAGAAATATACGAGAACTCGTATTTTACCCTGTGTGCCTTGCAGGGCAATTCATGCCAAAGCGGATTTCTCACTCAGCCACGGCGACACCTTATCAAAGTCCCTTTTCAGTCAACTTTAAACCCATCGATATCCGGGTTTTACTACATACACCACGTCACTGGGTACTACGATGAAGAGTATGACAAGTCTCCGCCTGAAGGCCCTTCTCAATACCCACCTCCGTCAAAATTTCTCGGTCTTGGATATCTTAAAGAATCCGCCTTCGACTGCGATCTGAAAGAAAGTCAATGGAACACTCGTGGCTGGACGCTTCAAGAAGCGTTGTGTAGCCCTCGTCTACTCCTTTTCGGCACACGAATGGTGCATATGCTTGACGTGCAATTTCGGCGCTCACAGGATATGTCATTCGATGATATGTGTCAGCCCTGGGGCCAAAATTTCCACATAGATAGAGAACACCGCGAAAGTTCCTTATCTCCGGATGGATGGCGCTGTATGATTGAAGAATATTCCACTCGCCAATTCTCTTATTCGCGTGATACAATACCAGCAATATCCGCATTGGCTAGGAAATTTTCATCACAGACGGAGGGCAAATATTTGGCCGGCATTTGGAGTGACGAGCTTGAGACTGACCTTCTCTGGGTCCCGAAAGGATTGACAACATTAGCGTCCTTCCTGACACCTCCAAAGGAGTATTTGGCCCCCACGTGGAGCTGGGCATCCCAGTCCAATCCGGTCAGTTGGCCTGAACTTTGCACCCTCAAACCTGAATATCAAATCGCATCTATGGGGACAACGACGGGCCGGGATCGATATGGGAAAGTGCACAGTGGCTTCATCTCACTGCGGACCAAACTTGTTCGGTTACCTTCATCTACAAAGATGCATCGCCGCCGAAAAGCGAGCCTTGGCGTTGACTTTCCTTATGAACTTACATCAGACGATGGAGAGTACCTTGCCCATCTTCGCTTCGACTGGACAGATCATGCAACTAATGACGATATTCTCCTTGAAGCAGGACAGGAAATTGCCCAGTTGTCCCTGGTTCTAATCTCTAGCTATTTTTGCGCACACTACGAACCGAGATATTATCATCTTGTTGGTTCATGGCGCATGTTGGGCTTACTTGTGCTACCGACAGAGACATCTGGCAACTATCGAAGAGCAGGAATTTTCCTCTGGAGAACTTGCGCGTCGGGAGGCTTAGAGCTCTGGGATGATATTGAAACGACTACTATTACGTTGGTATAG
- a CDS encoding LysM peptidoglycan-binding domain-containing protein (COG:S;~EggNog:ENOG410PSHX;~InterPro:IPR018392,IPR036779;~PFAM:PF01476;~antiSMASH:Cluster_1.19) has protein sequence MASVSNTVNRGICDIARLNRMADAMIPFLTGEQLLIPPETCTPDNSTCLLFPSKNDNYAECVSGGPHTYYTVKGDTIRTIALRLNITVDALSATAQGGVSDPDAPVQVNNELKVPQCSPSVCEVEPYQLIYGTYKDLADKFGSTVGQIMAFNPTYNHSDVARGEAAVITLPKNCRNLGDNVTVIS, from the coding sequence ATGGCCAGCGTCTCCAACACCGTAAACCGCGGAATCTGCGATATCGCGCGACTCAACCGCATGGCCGATGCCATGATCCCCTTCTTGACAGGGGAACAGCTACTCATCCCCCCGGAGACCTGCACTCCCGACAACTCCACGTGTCTGCTCTTCCCTAGCAAGAACGACAACTACGCCGAGTGCGTTTCCGGTGGTCCTCACACCTACTATACCGTGAAGGGTGATACTATCCGAACTATCGCCCTGAGACTGAACATCACTGTCGACGCCCTCTCCGCAACTGCTCAGGGTGGAGTCAGTGATCCTGATGCACCGGTGCAGGTGAACAATGAGCTGAAGGTCCCTCAGTGCAGTCCTAGTGTGTGTGAGGTTGAGCCGTATCAACTTATTTATGGCACCTACAAAGATCTAGCCGACAAGTTTGGCTCCACTGTGGGCCAGATCATGGCGTTCAACCCGACTTATAATCACTCGGATGTAGCTAGGGGTGAGGCTGCCGTTATTACTTTGCCCAAGAACTGCAGGAACTTGGGTGATAATGTTACTGTTATTTCTTAA
- a CDS encoding uncharacterized protein (antiSMASH:Cluster_1.19) — protein MNSTLLPPPDPSIARQEPGPENDAEWYKYNDTPLFWLTREEIETLGQNPVRLQDETVSIGDKRKTSMWESKNQSL, from the coding sequence ATGAACAGCACTCTCTTACCGCCACCAGATCCGTCCATCGCCCGTCAAGAACCAGGACCAGAGAACGATGCTGAGTGGTACAAATACAATGACACACCACTGTTCTGGCTCACTCGGGAGGAGATTGAAACGCTCGGCCAGAACCCCGTACGGCTGCAAGATGAGACCGTGAGTATTGGGGACAAGAGGAAGACCTCTATGTGGGAAAGTAAGAACCAGTCTTTATAG
- a CDS encoding uncharacterized protein (COG:S;~EggNog:ENOG410PU0M;~InterPro:IPR000719,IPR011009;~antiSMASH:Cluster_1.19;~go_function: GO:0004672 - protein kinase activity [Evidence IEA];~go_function: GO:0005524 - ATP binding [Evidence IEA];~go_process: GO:0006468 - protein phosphorylation [Evidence IEA]): protein MTASSPIWRVQDILYGRHDLWARLDIGCKGKRFQVEICPKNFVNSELSFTKYARFINDMFGHDWETTYNEFYDWIVPPFLPILAEIEAPPLDGQASTLRDYLNPETYYFQLHFIDEIMEPRCDYNARRTLREPGVDIGDFALHPSWGCFTPEMVQQCLNEGEYSYSNYPRKVCVDGKLCFLKDNYTKRGLLRELDTYKKMETKGLSNNAQVRVPQFIGVVYAAQDCRHVIGILISLVDCDNLTLSCALHDEVTISQRRKWEEQVTTTVELLHEADIIWGDVKPDNVLVDRNEDAWVIDFGGGYTPGWVAKEHMETMEGDRDGLSKIKDRIYSHHGSEVGRASQRDGTY from the coding sequence ATGACAGCCTCAAGTCCCATCTGGAGAGTCCAGGACATCCTCTACGGCAGACACGACTTGTGGGCACGGCTCGACATTGGGTGCAAAGGCAAGCGATTTCAGGTAGAAATTTGCCCTAAGAACTTCGTCAACTCAGAGTTATCTTTCACCAAGTACGCGCGATTTATCAACGATATGTTTGGCCATGACTGGGAAACCACATACAATGAATTCTATGACTGGATAGTACCACCATTCCTTCCTATTCTTGCTGAAATTGAAGCACCGCCATTGGATGGACAAGCTTCCACGCTTCGTGATTACCTCAATCCAGAAACATACTACTTTCAGCTTCACTTTATCGATGAGATAATGGAACCCCGATGCGATTATAATGCTCGAAGGACGCTGCGCGAACCGGGTGTTGACATAGGTGACTTCGCTCTTCATCCCAGCTGGGGTTGTTTCACACCAGAAATGGTACAGCAGTGCCTCAACGAGGGGGAATATAGTTATTCCAACTACCCAAGGAAGGTTTGTGTCGATGGAAAGCTGTGTTTCTTGAAAGACAACTACACGAAACGAGGGCTTCTTCGTGAGTTGGATACTTACAAGAAAATGGAAACGAAAGGACTGAGCAATAATGCGCAAGTGCGTGTACCTCAATTTATCGGCGTGGTATATGCTGCTCAGGACTGCCGTCATGTTATCGGCATTTTGATATCGTTGGTAGACTGCGACAATCTTACTCTTTCATGTGCACTACATGATGAAGTCACAATTTCGCAGCGGAGGAAATGGGAGGAGCAAGTTACTACAACGGTGGAATTGCTGCATGAGGCTGACATTATCTGGGGAGATGTAAAGCCGGACAATGTGTTGGTAGACAGGAACGAGGATGCGTGGGTGATCGATTTCGGTGGTGGTTACACGCCAGGATGGGTGGCGAAGGAGCACATGGAGACAATGGAAGGCGATAGAGACGGCCTTTCGAAAATCAAGGACAGAATATACTCACACCATGGCAGCGAAGTGGGACGAGCCTCACAAAGAGATGGGACATATTAG